The following proteins come from a genomic window of Plectropomus leopardus isolate mb chromosome 11, YSFRI_Pleo_2.0, whole genome shotgun sequence:
- the ppp1r32 gene encoding protein phosphatase 1 regulatory subunit 32 isoform X1 — translation MAEQGRIVTLSVGATGSRGPLTGNADNTSYRASYGIRSDPGRLSFNSFLAHPSKTGFTSNQRPAIYYKPSLDLTDNPQFGHLLSDSFMSQTKLHYQPHIHSDCSGSMPNIINKPRGSGYHQLRNLPKTVSMEEKTEYQRLFVPHRLTPTVSQHHVIVGPKVQTGFTQETDLQLNTFQDKNSHMVELLQAPGSVMKTDFKRPSFLQCTEATANLCSSHFSRESGYTRGATAPLAWPSSLLPSPQTKSTAPTERTIGKKEPTGHLLNAPNNQVFPNTPFDGSHFTTHYNNMFCHDAGSEKLKSGHTCSGIFSAKRDSGFSRRSGQVHL, via the exons ATGGCTGAGCAGGGGAGGATAGTCACGCTTAGTGTCGGAGCAACAGGCAGCAGGGGACCACTGACCGGCAACGCAGACAATACTTCTTACAGAGCGTCCTATG GAATAAGGTCAGATCCAGGCAGGTTGAGCTTCAACTCTTTTCTCGCACATCCCAGTAAGACTGGCTTCACATCAAACCAGAGACCAGCCATATATTACAAGCCCAGTTTGGACCTCACAGACAACCCTCAGTTTGG ACACCTGTTGTCTGACAGCTTCATGTCACAAACTAAACTCCACTACCAGCCTCACATCCACTCTGATTGTTCGGGGTCTATGCCAAACATCATTAACAAACCCAGAGGGAGCGGCTACCATCAGCTGAGGAATCTTCCGAAGACAGTGAGCATGGAGGAAAAG ACGGAATACCAGAGATTGTTTGTGCCACATCGACTCACACCAACag TTTCCCAGCACCATGTGATTGTGGGTCCAAAAGTACAAACTGGATTCACTCAAGAAACAGATCTTCAACTAAACACATTTCAAGATAAAAACTCCCACATG GTTGAACTTCTGCAGGCTCCCGGCTCGGTGATGAAAACTGACTTCAAACGACCATCATTTCTGCAG TGCACTGAGGCGACAGCGAACCTGTGCAGCAGCCATTTCTCACGAGAATCAGGATACACTCGAGGTGCCACCGCTCCTCTGGCCTGGCCA TCGTCCCTTCTGCCATCACCTCAGACTAAAAGTACTGCACCAACTGAGAGGACCATTGGAAAAaag GAACCCACAGGGCATCTTCTTAATGCTCCAAACAACCAGGTTTTCCCTAACACACCTTTTGATGGCTCACACTTCACTACACATTATAAcaacat GTTCTGCCATGATGCTGGTTCTGAAAAGTTGAAATCTGGACACACTTGTTCAGGAATCTTCAGCGCAAAAAGAGACAGCGGCTTCAGTCGTCGAAGTGGACAG GTTCACCTCTAG
- the ppp1r32 gene encoding protein phosphatase 1 regulatory subunit 32 isoform X2 has translation MAEQGRIVTLSVGATGSRGPLTGNADNTSYRASYDPGRLSFNSFLAHPSKTGFTSNQRPAIYYKPSLDLTDNPQFGHLLSDSFMSQTKLHYQPHIHSDCSGSMPNIINKPRGSGYHQLRNLPKTVSMEEKTEYQRLFVPHRLTPTVSQHHVIVGPKVQTGFTQETDLQLNTFQDKNSHMVELLQAPGSVMKTDFKRPSFLQCTEATANLCSSHFSRESGYTRGATAPLAWPSSLLPSPQTKSTAPTERTIGKKEPTGHLLNAPNNQVFPNTPFDGSHFTTHYNNMFCHDAGSEKLKSGHTCSGIFSAKRDSGFSRRSGQVHL, from the exons ATGGCTGAGCAGGGGAGGATAGTCACGCTTAGTGTCGGAGCAACAGGCAGCAGGGGACCACTGACCGGCAACGCAGACAATACTTCTTACAGAGCGTCCTATG ATCCAGGCAGGTTGAGCTTCAACTCTTTTCTCGCACATCCCAGTAAGACTGGCTTCACATCAAACCAGAGACCAGCCATATATTACAAGCCCAGTTTGGACCTCACAGACAACCCTCAGTTTGG ACACCTGTTGTCTGACAGCTTCATGTCACAAACTAAACTCCACTACCAGCCTCACATCCACTCTGATTGTTCGGGGTCTATGCCAAACATCATTAACAAACCCAGAGGGAGCGGCTACCATCAGCTGAGGAATCTTCCGAAGACAGTGAGCATGGAGGAAAAG ACGGAATACCAGAGATTGTTTGTGCCACATCGACTCACACCAACag TTTCCCAGCACCATGTGATTGTGGGTCCAAAAGTACAAACTGGATTCACTCAAGAAACAGATCTTCAACTAAACACATTTCAAGATAAAAACTCCCACATG GTTGAACTTCTGCAGGCTCCCGGCTCGGTGATGAAAACTGACTTCAAACGACCATCATTTCTGCAG TGCACTGAGGCGACAGCGAACCTGTGCAGCAGCCATTTCTCACGAGAATCAGGATACACTCGAGGTGCCACCGCTCCTCTGGCCTGGCCA TCGTCCCTTCTGCCATCACCTCAGACTAAAAGTACTGCACCAACTGAGAGGACCATTGGAAAAaag GAACCCACAGGGCATCTTCTTAATGCTCCAAACAACCAGGTTTTCCCTAACACACCTTTTGATGGCTCACACTTCACTACACATTATAAcaacat GTTCTGCCATGATGCTGGTTCTGAAAAGTTGAAATCTGGACACACTTGTTCAGGAATCTTCAGCGCAAAAAGAGACAGCGGCTTCAGTCGTCGAAGTGGACAG GTTCACCTCTAG